The genomic stretch GCGTTTACAATCTGTATCGGTTCAAGATAAAGCTGTGAGTTTGGAAAGTTTTGAAAACGTAAAAAGTCGTTTTCAATACCTCAGAGGACTACTCGATGAGCTTCAAACAAAAGAAAAACTGAAAGACATTGCAGACCTTCAAGCACATATCGATGGTACATTAGCTATGATCCAAAATGAATTTATAAAAATGGAAATGGTAGCGTATTTACATGACGCTGAGCAATCACTTATCAAAAGGAAAAGACGCGAACTTGATATGATGTTTTTTGACCATGAAAAAAACCAGATGCCGATCATACGGTGAACACAAAAGCCGATGTATAAGGTTTAGTATTAACTCCACAATTCAAAGAAACGCAGAGATTTTATCAAAGCCCAGATATCGTGGTGAAAATACTTAGGGAATGTATAAATCAAATGAAGCATTTAGCATGTGTCTATGTTCTCATGTGATGAAAAATTGAAAATTCATTAAAGAGGAATGCCATGAACTTCACTATGTTCACGCAACTTTTCAATAAAATTAATCAGATAACACAAACATATGTCACGGGTATTTCCTCAAAAGCGATTGCTACAATTACACCTTTCGTTTCAATTGGAATCACCATCGCTTTCATCATCTATGGATGGCTTATCATTCGGGGCGCTATCGATATGCCACTCTCCGGATTCGTAAACCGTTTCCTGCGAATAAGCATTATTACTTCAATAGCTCTCACCTCAGGACTTTATCAAAGTGAAATTGCAAATTTGATAACGCAAATGCCCTATGAGTTCTCAAAAGCGCTCATGACAAATCCACTCACTGATACACAATTAATGAATTTACTTGACAAAGCAGCAACCAAAGGATTCCAATATGCAGGTCGTCTTTTCCAGGAAACCGTCTTCTTCGAGGCCAATGGATTGCTTTACAGCCTCTTAGGTATCCTTATCTTGCTGGCAACAAGTTCCGTCGTGGCAATCGGCGGTGGTCTCGTCATACTGACAAAAATCGCTATTACACTTCTCGTAGGATTGGGCCCTATCTTCATCATTGCCTTACTGTGGCAACCAACCTATCGCTTTTTTCAGCAATGGTTAATCCAAGTCGTAAATTATATAATCCTCTTTCTACTCTTAGCAACTGTCTTTAATCTGATGATGAATATCTTTGCAAACTATTTGAGTGATATGGGACTCGATTACAACCAGAATGTAGCAGCCATGTTTGGGGGAGCGCTCATCTTGTCCATTATATCCATCATGCTGTTACTCAAACTATCAAGCATGGCCCATTCTCTCGCAAAAGGCATAGCATTTGGACATCTATGGAGACATAGAAACTAGAGAATGTAGAAAGAAATGATTCTCGTAACAGAAACTTTAAATCCATAGGACAAAATAACTAAAATAGCCAAGCCTACAATGAAAAATATTTGCACTAAAACTGAATTATTTTCGTCAATTAAAATACGAAATTAAGAAAAGATAAATTATCACAAATTATATGCTTTACTTTATTATTAAAATTATAATAATGATAAGAAATGCTGGGCTTTTTAATTGTCAAAAAGAGGAGTGTTAAAGTGAAGTCGGTCGTTTTTATAATTTTGATTGCAAATCTTTTATCGGCTTGTGCATTAGCACCAAAGCTAAAACAACCTAATGATAGAAACCGCGTGCCTATTAATAAAGTAATCCCTGCCGAAATTAAGCGAGGAGACAGATGAAAAAGCAATTTATTATAATAGGGATGATTATTTTGGGAGGAATGCTGAATTTAATTCCAGCAAATGCAGAGACACCAGCAAATGCAAAGACACCAGCAAATGCAAAGACAAACGTAACTTTCGAATCCTCATCACCCTCAAAAACACCCGTAGGCTCAACATCTTCTCTACCGACACAATCTGTTCCATCAGAAAAATATCTGGAAATTATTGCGTTGTTAAAAAAAGACCTTGAGTTGAAAAAAGAACAACTTTCACAAATAGAAAATGCCTATCAGGCTATAACAAAGGATCAAAAAACCACCCCGAGACAAATAGACTTTTCTAATTTTTTTCTTAAAGAGCCAGGATTGCTCTACAAAGATAGTAAGCTTTCAGGAAAGTCATATCAAGACGTCTTGAATAGTGAAAACAGAAATTCTCAGCTTTTTGATCCACTCGGTAAAATGCTTTTTGCGCGTTTACAATTTATATCGGTTATGGATAAAGCTATAACTTTAAAAACTTTTCAAAACGTAGAAAATCGTTTTCAATACCTCAAAAAATTATTCGATGAACTTCAAACAAAAGAAAAACTAAAAGACATTGCAGACCTTCAAGCACATATCGATGGTACATTAGCTATGATCCAAAATGAATCTATAAAGATGCAAATGGTAGCGTATTTACGTAAAGCTGAGCAATCACTTATCAAAAGGAAAAGACGCGAACTTGATATGAAATTTTTTAACCATGAAAAAAACCAGATGCCGATCATACGGTGAACACAAAAGCCGATGTATAAGGTTTAGTATTAACTCCACAATTCAAAGAAACGCAGAGATTTTATCAAAGCCCAAATATCGTGGTGAAAATACTTAGGGAATGTATAAATCAAATGAAGCATTTAGCATGTGTTTATGTTCTCATGTGATGAAAAATTGAAAATTCATTAAAGAGGAATGCCATGAACTTCACTATGTTCACGCAACTTTTCAATAAAATTAATCAGATAACACAAACATATGTCACGGATATTTCCTCAAAAGCGATTGCTACAATTACACCTTTCGTTTCAATTGGAATCACCATCGCTTTCATTATCTATGGATGGCTTATCATTCGGGGCGCTATCGATATGCCACTCTCCGGATTCGTAAACCGTTTCCTGCGAATAAGCATTATTACTTCAATAGCTCTCACCTCAGGACTTTATCAAAGTGAAATTGCAAATTTGATAACGCAAATGCCCTATGAGTTCTCAAAAGCGCTCATGACAAATCCACTCACTGATACACAATTAATGAATTTACTTGACAAAGCAGCAACCAAAGGATTCCAATATGCAGGTCGTCTTTTCCAGGAAACCGTCTTCTTCGAGGCCAATGGATTGCTTTACAGCCTCTTAGGTATCCTCATCTTGCTGGCAACAAGCTCCGTAGTGGCAATCGGCGGTGGTCTCGTCATACTGACAAAAATCGCCATTACACTTCTCGTAGGATTGGGCCCTATCTTCATCATTGCTTTGCTCTGGCAACCAACCTATCGCTTTTTTCAGCAATGGTTAATCCAAGTCGTAAATTATATAATCCTCTTTCTACTCTTAGCGACTGTCTTTAATCTGATGATGAATATCTTTGCAAACTATTTGAGTGATATGAAACTCGATTACAACCAGAATGTAGCAGCCATGTTTGGGGGAGCGCTCATCTTGTCCATTATATCCATCATGCTGTTACTCAAACTATCAAGCATGGCCCATTCTCTCGCAAAAGGCATAGCATTTGGACATCTATGGAGACATAGAAACTAGAGAATGTAGAAAGAAATGATTCTCGTAACAGAAACTTTAAATCCATAGGACAAAATAACTAAAATAGCCAAGCCTACAATGAAAAATATTTGCACTAAAACTGAATTATTTTCGTCAATTAAAATACGAAATCAAGAAAAGATAAATTATCACAAATTATATGCTTTACTTTATTATTAAAATTATAATAATGATAAGAAATGCTGGGCTTTTTAATTGTCAAAAAGAGTAATATTAAAATGAAAAAACGATTTATTATAATAGGAATGATTACCCTTTTAGGAATGATAAATTTAACTCTAACGTCTAACCTTAGTTGGAGTTCTGGCGCTCAGGGTTCAACTGTCCAAATCGCTTCCTCAACAGAATATCTAAAAATTATTGAGTTGTTAAAAGAAAAAATTAAAGTAACCGAAGAGCAGATCGATAACGCGAAAAAAGTCTATCAATCTATAAAAGGAAGTAGAGTAACGGAACTAAGAATAAAAGGGGATGAGGATTTTTTCTTACACGATATGCCTGTCTACGCAGAACTAAAAGACTACCATAACAAAAATGTGGATCATTATCCCAATATCAAAGATATTGCATATTCTGTTTATCTTGAAGAGCAAAGGGCAAACTTCTGGTCGTTTTCGCCTAATAAGATGCGGGGGATAATTAATAAGCGCCTTCAATATAGTGGCATTGTGAGTAAAGCCGTAAGCTTGCAAACTTTCAAAGACGCAGAGAACCGCTTTACGCAAATTATCAATTTCTTAAATGAGATAGATAGAACAATGAATCTGGCGGAAGTTTTTGAGCTGCAAACACGCATCAGGAACATGTCATCCATGCTCCAAAATGAATATGCAAAGTTACAAATGGTCAGAAATTTACGCGATAATGAAGAGCTCCTTATCGACATACAAAAACGTAAATTGTATGGAAAAATAATAAACTATCAGCTCACAAATATGCCTAGGGTAAGACTTTAGCAAATAAAGCTCTTTACAACATTTGCTTTTTTCATGAACACAAAAGCCAATGTATAAGGTTTAGTATTAACTCCACAATTCAAAGAAACACAGAGATTTTATCAAAGTCAAGATATCGTGGTGAAAATGCTTAGGGAATGTATAAATGCAAATGAAGCATTTAGCATGTGTCTATGTTCTCATGTGATGAAAAATTGAAAATTCATTAAAGAGGAATGCCATGAACTTCACTATGTTCACGCAACTTTTCAATAAAATTAATCAGATAACACAAACATATGTCACGGGTATTTCCTCAAAAGCGATTGCTACAATTACACCTTTCGTTTCAATTGGAATCACCATCGCTTTCATCATCTATGGATGGCTTATCATTCGGGGCGCTATCGATATGCCACTCTCCGGATTCGTAAACCGTTTCCTGCGAATAAGCATTATTACTTCAATAGCTCTCACCTCAGGACTTTATCAAAGTGAAATTGCAAATTTGATAACGCAAATGCCCTATGAGTTCTCAAAAGCGCTCATGACAAATCCACTCACTGATACACAATTAATGAATTTACTTGACAAAGCAGCAACCAAAGGATTCCAATATGCAGGTCGTCTTTTCCAGGAAACCGTCTTCTTCGAGGCCAATGGATTGCTTTACAGCCTCTTAGGTATCCTTATCTTGCTGGCAACAAGTTCCGTCGTGGCAATCGGCGGTGGTCTCGTTATACTGACAAAAATCGCCATTATACTTCTCGTAGGATTGGGCCCTATCTTCATCATTGCTTTGCTCTGGCAACCAACCTATCGCTTTTTTCAGCAATGGTTAATCCAAGTCGTAAATTATATAATCCTCTTTCTACTCTTAGCAACTGTCTTTAATCTGATGATGAATATCTTTGCAAACTATTTGAGTGATATGGGACTCGATTACAACCAGAATGTAGCAGCCATGTTTGGGGGAGCGCTCATCTTGTCCATTATATCCATCATGCTGTTACTCAAACTATCAAGCATGGCCCATTCTCTCGCAAAAGGCATAGCATTTGGACATCTATGGAGACATAGAAACTAGAGAATGTAGAAAGAAATGATTCTCGTAACAGAAACTTTAAATCCATAGGACAAAATAACTAAAATAGCCAAGCCTACAATGAAAAATATTTGCACTAAAACTGAATTATTTTCGTCAATTAAAATACGAAATTAAGAAAAGATAAATTATCGCAAATTATATGCTTTACTTTACATTCAAAATGGAAATAATGATAATAAATGTTAGGATGCATCTGACAGTAAAAAGAGTCATATTAAAATGAAAAATATCATTCTTGTAATTTTGATTGCAAACATTTTATCGGCTTGTGCTTTAGCACCAAAGCTCAAACAACCCAATGATAGGAACCGTGTGCCTATTAATAAAACAATCCCTGCCGAAATTAAGCGAGGAGACAGATGAAAACAAAACAAGCAAAACCAGTGAAAGCCGAACAACTTAGCAGTTATTACGAAGAAAGTCGTGGCCTAGAACGAGATCTCATAAACGAATTTATAAGGTCACGCAGAACGGCGTGGCGTGTAGCGAGTGCTGTTGGTCTTTTTGGCTTATTCGGTATGATATGTGGCGTCA from Bartonella kosoyi encodes the following:
- a CDS encoding type IV secretion system protein; the encoded protein is MNFTMFTQLFNKINQITQTYVTGISSKAIATITPFVSIGITIAFIIYGWLIIRGAIDMPLSGFVNRFLRISIITSIALTSGLYQSEIANLITQMPYEFSKALMTNPLTDTQLMNLLDKAATKGFQYAGRLFQETVFFEANGLLYSLLGILILLATSSVVAIGGGLVILTKIAITLLVGLGPIFIIALLWQPTYRFFQQWLIQVVNYIILFLLLATVFNLMMNIFANYLSDMGLDYNQNVAAMFGGALILSIISIMLLLKLSSMAHSLAKGIAFGHLWRHRN
- a CDS encoding TrwH protein, with product MKSVVFIILIANLLSACALAPKLKQPNDRNRVPINKVIPAEIKRGDR
- a CDS encoding type IV secretion system protein, which translates into the protein MKKQFIIIGMIILGGMLNLIPANAETPANAKTPANAKTNVTFESSSPSKTPVGSTSSLPTQSVPSEKYLEIIALLKKDLELKKEQLSQIENAYQAITKDQKTTPRQIDFSNFFLKEPGLLYKDSKLSGKSYQDVLNSENRNSQLFDPLGKMLFARLQFISVMDKAITLKTFQNVENRFQYLKKLFDELQTKEKLKDIADLQAHIDGTLAMIQNESIKMQMVAYLRKAEQSLIKRKRRELDMKFFNHEKNQMPIIR
- a CDS encoding type IV secretion system protein is translated as MNFTMFTQLFNKINQITQTYVTDISSKAIATITPFVSIGITIAFIIYGWLIIRGAIDMPLSGFVNRFLRISIITSIALTSGLYQSEIANLITQMPYEFSKALMTNPLTDTQLMNLLDKAATKGFQYAGRLFQETVFFEANGLLYSLLGILILLATSSVVAIGGGLVILTKIAITLLVGLGPIFIIALLWQPTYRFFQQWLIQVVNYIILFLLLATVFNLMMNIFANYLSDMKLDYNQNVAAMFGGALILSIISIMLLLKLSSMAHSLAKGIAFGHLWRHRN
- a CDS encoding type IV secretion system protein — encoded protein: MLGFLIVKKSNIKMKKRFIIIGMITLLGMINLTLTSNLSWSSGAQGSTVQIASSTEYLKIIELLKEKIKVTEEQIDNAKKVYQSIKGSRVTELRIKGDEDFFLHDMPVYAELKDYHNKNVDHYPNIKDIAYSVYLEEQRANFWSFSPNKMRGIINKRLQYSGIVSKAVSLQTFKDAENRFTQIINFLNEIDRTMNLAEVFELQTRIRNMSSMLQNEYAKLQMVRNLRDNEELLIDIQKRKLYGKIINYQLTNMPRVRL
- a CDS encoding type IV secretion system protein, with the translated sequence MNFTMFTQLFNKINQITQTYVTGISSKAIATITPFVSIGITIAFIIYGWLIIRGAIDMPLSGFVNRFLRISIITSIALTSGLYQSEIANLITQMPYEFSKALMTNPLTDTQLMNLLDKAATKGFQYAGRLFQETVFFEANGLLYSLLGILILLATSSVVAIGGGLVILTKIAIILLVGLGPIFIIALLWQPTYRFFQQWLIQVVNYIILFLLLATVFNLMMNIFANYLSDMGLDYNQNVAAMFGGALILSIISIMLLLKLSSMAHSLAKGIAFGHLWRHRN
- a CDS encoding TrwH protein → MKNIILVILIANILSACALAPKLKQPNDRNRVPINKTIPAEIKRGDR